A stretch of Rickettsia rickettsii DNA encodes these proteins:
- a CDS encoding heme lyase CcmF/NrfE family subunit, with amino-acid sequence MSEIGNFLLLTTMYLSVIGLSFVFYVIPAKAGSHKKSLFYRLDCRFRGNDNYLITCPFYIAASCTILAFFTLVYSFIISDFSLQNVFLNSSTLKPLIYKIAGSWSSHEGSMLLWFCLLQIVSCCYIFLLEDNRLKLLSIIILSAIQLFFSSFIYFTSNPFNVFSFVPKEGLGLNPMLQDIALSIHPPLLYLGYVSYVVPFTIVCAAMSFSYPLMSFPRKRESINDIRLLKTFSNIGILFTTIGISLGSWWAYRELGWGGFWFFDPVENISLFPWLSGIMLHHSIIVTTKTRRMQNWTVILSIITFLLVIFSAFLVRSGFITSIHSFAFSPERRIYLLGIFLIMGIGSIGWYTTTSLRGNALALTKQSQETNRDCHSHFRAFAMTNCGNSILLGNIFLLLSLIVLIAATLYPPIYSLFDDKSIIISETFFVNNFIIFVIPILGTIGLFTTSSSIKKHIIILILSLIITYLISLKVTFSVISILTIIASIFLMLHNIHYLLVKTNYCRNRLKASNASMILGHFGFALISFSITMNTLLQSEMDFTGRVGTSKTFNEFKVTLQNIKFAQGKNYYRQIAEFWLEDNSRNITILKPENRLYIVEKSLSQESDIYSYLLYDLYAVLSNIDDDIIHAKIYYKPMISFIWLGIILTASGFFIALIRKNSS; translated from the coding sequence GTGAGTGAAATCGGTAATTTTTTACTACTAACAACAATGTACTTGTCGGTTATCGGTTTGTCTTTTGTCTTTTATGTCATTCCTGCGAAAGCGGGAAGCCATAAAAAATCTCTATTTTATAGACTGGATTGCCGCTTTCGTGGGAATGACAACTACCTCATTACTTGCCCCTTCTACATAGCTGCCTCATGTACTATACTTGCCTTTTTTACCCTAGTCTATTCTTTTATTATCTCTGACTTTTCACTACAAAATGTTTTCTTAAATTCCAGTACTTTAAAACCTTTAATATATAAAATAGCCGGTAGTTGGTCGAGCCACGAAGGCTCAATGTTATTATGGTTTTGTTTATTACAAATCGTTAGTTGCTGTTATATATTTTTACTTGAAGATAACCGTCTTAAATTGTTATCTATTATTATTCTATCAGCCATACAATTATTTTTTAGCAGCTTTATTTACTTTACCTCCAATCCTTTTAACGTGTTTTCTTTCGTTCCTAAAGAAGGGTTAGGCTTAAACCCAATGCTACAAGATATTGCTTTGAGCATCCATCCTCCTCTGCTTTATTTAGGCTATGTTAGCTATGTAGTACCGTTTACTATTGTTTGTGCTGCTATGTCATTCTCATACCCACTTATGTCATTCCCGCGAAAGCGGGAATCCATTAATGACATAAGACTTCTCAAAACATTTTCCAATATCGGTATCTTATTTACTACCATAGGAATTAGCCTTGGTTCTTGGTGGGCATATAGAGAACTCGGCTGGGGCGGATTTTGGTTTTTTGATCCGGTAGAAAATATTTCACTATTTCCTTGGTTATCCGGAATTATGCTCCATCATTCTATAATTGTAACAACAAAAACCAGACGTATGCAAAACTGGACAGTAATTTTATCCATCATTACTTTTTTATTAGTAATATTTAGTGCTTTTTTAGTACGTTCCGGTTTTATTACCTCAATTCACTCTTTTGCATTCTCACCTGAGAGACGAATATACTTGCTTGGGATATTTTTGATTATGGGGATTGGTAGTATTGGGTGGTATACTACCACATCATTGCGAGGAAATGCATTAGCATTGACGAAGCAATCTCAGGAAACTAACCGAGATTGCCACAGCCACTTTCGTGCCTTTGCAATGACGAATTGTGGAAACTCCATACTCCTTGGTAATATATTCCTCCTTCTTAGCCTTATTGTGCTAATAGCTGCCACACTTTATCCGCCAATTTACTCTTTATTCGACGATAAATCTATTATTATTAGTGAAACATTTTTTGTTAATAATTTTATTATATTCGTTATCCCTATTCTTGGTACCATAGGATTATTTACTACCAGCAGCTCTATTAAAAAACATATTATAATTCTAATATTATCTCTAATAATTACTTATTTAATATCATTAAAAGTAACATTTAGTGTTATATCGATTTTAACTATAATCGCATCTATATTTCTTATGCTTCATAATATTCATTATCTTTTGGTTAAAACTAATTATTGTAGAAATAGACTTAAAGCAAGTAACGCTAGTATGATCCTTGGGCATTTTGGTTTTGCACTAATTAGTTTTAGTATTACTATGAATACATTATTACAAAGTGAAATGGATTTTACCGGCAGAGTAGGAACAAGTAAAACATTTAACGAATTTAAAGTAACATTGCAAAATATTAAGTTTGCTCAAGGTAAAAATTATTATAGACAAATCGCTGAATTTTGGCTTGAGGATAATAGCCGTAATATAACTATATTAAAGCCGGAAAATAGACTTTATATCGTTGAAAAGAGTTTATCGCAAGAAAGTGATATATACTCTTACTTATTATATGATCTTTACGCAGTTTTAAGTAATATAGACGACGATATAATCCATGCTAAAATATATTACAAGCCAATGATAAGCTTTATTTGGCTTGGAATTATTCTTACCGCGTCCGGTTTTTTTATTGCACTAATCAGAAAAAATTCTAGCTAA
- a CDS encoding lipid A biosynthesis lauroyl acyltransferase — protein sequence MKKFLKKLRYLIEYFIVVIFLKVIGIFGVDKAADICSFIARKVGILFAVNKIARRNIKVVFGYMCDVEKIIDQTWDNFGRFIGEFTYVSKMDEAELERRIAIIGIENIKKLEGQPFLLFSGHFANWDISIKILHKFYPKVAVIYRKANNPYVNKLVNESRAGDKLRLIPKGPEGSRALVRAIKESEAIVMLVDQKMNDGIEVPFLGHPAMTASAIAKIALQYKYPIIPCQIIRTKGSYFKVIVHPQLKLEQTGDNKADCYNIMLNINQMLGEWVKQNPAQWFWFHNRWKQ from the coding sequence ATGAAAAAATTTTTAAAAAAGCTTAGATATTTAATTGAGTATTTTATCGTTGTTATATTTCTGAAAGTAATAGGAATATTCGGTGTAGATAAAGCGGCGGATATTTGTAGTTTTATAGCAAGAAAAGTCGGTATATTATTTGCTGTTAATAAAATTGCTAGACGAAATATTAAAGTAGTATTCGGTTATATGTGTGATGTTGAAAAAATCATAGATCAAACTTGGGATAATTTTGGTAGGTTTATCGGTGAATTTACATATGTTAGCAAGATGGATGAAGCCGAGTTAGAGCGTAGAATCGCAATAATCGGCATAGAAAATATTAAAAAACTTGAAGGACAACCTTTTTTATTATTTAGCGGTCACTTTGCCAATTGGGATATTAGTATTAAGATTCTTCATAAATTTTATCCGAAAGTTGCCGTAATTTATCGTAAAGCAAATAACCCATATGTTAACAAGTTGGTTAATGAAAGTCGTGCCGGTGATAAATTAAGACTTATACCGAAAGGTCCTGAAGGTAGCAGAGCTTTAGTCAGGGCTATCAAGGAGAGTGAAGCTATTGTTATGCTTGTTGATCAAAAAATGAACGATGGAATTGAAGTGCCTTTTTTAGGGCATCCTGCTATGACTGCAAGCGCCATAGCTAAAATTGCTTTGCAGTATAAATATCCAATTATACCTTGCCAAATCATTAGAACTAAAGGCAGTTATTTTAAAGTAATAGTTCATCCGCAATTAAAGTTGGAGCAAACCGGCGATAATAAAGCCGATTGCTATAATATTATGCTTAATATTAATCAAATGCTAGGAGAATGGGTTAAGCAAAATCCTGCTCAATGGTTTTGGTTTCACAATAGATGGAAGCAATGA
- the bcp gene encoding thioredoxin-dependent thiol peroxidase → MTLELGKKLPDLSLHIGQDNVIKLSDLKGKFVILYFYPKDDTPGCTIEAQDFNKLKPEFDKLNTVIIGVSKDKLDSHDKFKEKYSLGFDLASDANSNLCEQLGVWIEKSMFGKKYMGIDRATFLLDKEGIVKHIWRSVNAKNHAQEVLEKLRTMLS, encoded by the coding sequence ATGACATTAGAACTAGGAAAAAAACTTCCCGATTTATCTTTACACATAGGTCAAGATAACGTAATTAAACTATCGGATTTAAAAGGAAAATTCGTAATATTATATTTTTACCCGAAAGACGATACACCTGGATGTACTATTGAAGCACAAGATTTTAACAAGCTAAAACCGGAATTCGATAAACTTAATACGGTAATTATCGGAGTATCCAAAGATAAGCTTGACTCTCATGATAAATTTAAAGAAAAATATAGTTTAGGATTTGATTTAGCCTCTGATGCAAATTCAAATTTATGCGAACAATTAGGGGTATGGATAGAAAAATCAATGTTCGGTAAAAAATATATGGGTATTGATAGAGCTACGTTTTTACTTGATAAGGAAGGCATAGTTAAGCATATTTGGCGGTCGGTAAATGCTAAAAATCACGCTCAAGAAGTACTTGAGAAATTACGGACTATGCTTTCTTAA
- the ompB gene encoding outer membrane protein OmpB, with product MAQKPNFLKKLISAGLVTASTATIVASFAGSAMGAAIQQNRTTNGAATTVDGAGFDQTAAPANVGVALNAVITANANNGINFNTPAGSFNGLLLNTANNLAVTVSEDTTLGFITNVAHNAHSFNLTLNAGKTLTITGQGVTNAQAAATKNAQNVVVQFNNGAAIDNNDLKGVGRIDFGAPASTLVFNLANPTTQKAPLILGDNAVIANGVNGTLNVTNGFIQVSNKSFATVKAINIADGQGIIFNTDANNANTLNLQAGGTTINFTGTDGTGRLVLLSKHAAATNFNITGSLGGNLKGVIEFNTVAVDGQLTANAGAANAVIGTNNGAGRAAGFVVSVDNGKVATIDGQVYAKDMVIQSANATGQVNFRHIVDVGADGTTAFKTAASKVTITQDSNFGNTDFGNLAAQIKVPNAITLTGNFTGDASNPGNTAGVITFDANGTLESASADANVAVTNNITAIEASGAGVVQLSGTHAAELRLGNAGSIFKLADGTVINGKVNQTALVGGALAAGTITLDGSATITGDIGNAGGAAALQRITLANDAKKTLTLGGANIIGAGGGTIDLQANGGTIKLTSTQNNIVVDFDLAIATDQTGVVDASSLTNAQTLTINGKIGTIGDNNKTLGQFNIGSSKTVLSNGNVAINELVIGNDGAVQFAHDTYLITRTTNAAGQGKIIFNPVVNNGTTLAAGTNLGSATNPLAEINFGSKGVNVDTVLNVGEGVNLYATNITTTDANVGSFVFNAGGTNIVSGTVGGQQGNKFNTVALENGTTVKFLGNATFNGNTTIAANSTLQIGGNYTADCVASADGTGIVEFVNTGPITVTLNKQAAPVNALKQITVSGPGNVVINEIGNAGNHHGAVTDTIAFENSSLGAVVFLPRGIPFNDAGNTMPLTIKSTVGNKTAKGFDVPSVVVLGVDSVIADGQVIGDQNNIVDLGLGSDNGIIVNATTLYAGISTLNNNQGTVTLSGGVPNTPGTVYGLGTGIGASKFKQVTFTTDYNNLGNIIATNATINDGVTVTTGGIAGIGFDGKITLGSVNGNGNVRFADGILSNSTSMIGTTKANNGTVTYLGNAFVGNIGDSDTPVASVRFTGSDSGAGLQGNIYSQVIDFGTYNLGIVNSNIILGGGATAINGKIDLVTNTLTFASGTSTWGNNTSIETTLTLANGNIGHIVILEGAQVNTTTTGTTTIKVQDNANANFSGTQTYTLIQGGARFNGTLGSPNFAVTGSNRFVNYSLIRAANQDYVITRTNNAENVVTNDIANSPFGGAPGVDQNVTTFVNATNTAAYNNLLLAKNSANSANFVGAIVTDTSAAITNVQLDLAKDIQAQLGNRLGALRYLGTPETAEMAGPEAGAISAAVAAGDEAIDNVAYGIWAKPFYTDAHQSKKGGLAGYKAKTTGVVIGLDTLANDNLMIGAAIGITKTDIKHQDYKKGDKTDVNGFSFSLYGAQQLVKNFFAQGSAIFSLNQVKNKSQRYFFDANGNMSKQIAAGHYDNMTFGGNLTVGYDYNAMQGVLVTPMAGLSYLKSSDENYKETGTTVANKQVNSKFSDRTDLIVGAKVAGSTMNITDLAVYPEVHAFVVHKVTGRLSKTQSVLDGQVTPCINQPDRTTKTSYNLGLSASIRSDAKMEYGIGYDAQISSKYTAHQGTLKVRVNF from the coding sequence ATGGCTCAAAAACCAAATTTTCTAAAAAAATTAATTTCCGCAGGGTTGGTAACTGCTTCTACAGCTACCATAGTAGCCAGTTTTGCAGGTTCAGCTATGGGTGCTGCTATACAGCAGAATAGAACAACAAACGGCGCTGCTACAACTGTTGATGGTGCGGGATTTGACCAAACTGCCGCTCCTGCAAATGTTGGAGTTGCTCTAAATGCAGTTATTACTGCTAATGCTAATAATGGTATTAATTTCAATACTCCAGCCGGTAGTTTTAACGGTTTGTTGTTAAATACTGCAAACAATTTAGCAGTGACAGTGAGTGAAGATACTACCTTAGGGTTCATCACTAATGTTGCTCATAACGCTCACTCCTTTAACCTTACGCTTAATGCCGGTAAAACTCTTACTATAACAGGTCAAGGTGTTACTAATGCACAAGCTGCTGCTACAAAAAATGCTCAAAATGTTGTTGTACAATTTAATAATGGTGCTGCTATTGACAATAATGATCTTAAAGGTGTAGGAAGAATAGACTTCGGTGCTCCGGCTTCTACATTAGTATTTAATTTAGCAAATCCTACAACTCAAAAAGCTCCTCTTATACTTGGAGATAATGCTGTAATAGCTAATGGTGTTAACGGTACATTAAATGTTACTAATGGATTTATTCAAGTTTCAAATAAAAGTTTTGCTACTGTTAAGGCAATTAATATCGCTGACGGTCAAGGTATCATATTCAATACTGATGCTAATAATGCTAATACTTTAAATTTACAAGCAGGTGGTACTACTATTAATTTTACTGGAACAGACGGTACGGGTAGATTAGTATTATTAAGTAAGCATGCTGCTGCTACCAACTTTAACATTACAGGAAGTTTAGGCGGTAATCTAAAAGGTGTTATCGAATTTAACACTGTTGCAGTAGACGGTCAACTTACAGCTAATGCAGGCGCTGCTAATGCAGTAATAGGTACTAATAATGGCGCAGGTAGAGCTGCAGGATTTGTTGTTAGCGTAGATAATGGTAAGGTAGCAACAATCGATGGACAAGTTTATGCTAAAGACATGGTTATACAAAGTGCTAATGCAACTGGGCAAGTAAATTTTAGACACATAGTTGATGTTGGTGCAGACGGTACTACTGCCTTTAAAACAGCAGCTTCTAAAGTTACAATAACCCAAGACTCAAACTTTGGTAATACTGATTTTGGTAATCTTGCAGCACAGATTAAAGTTCCTAATGCTATAACCCTTACCGGTAATTTTACAGGTGATGCTAGCAATCCCGGTAACACTGCAGGTGTGATAACTTTTGATGCTAACGGTACTTTAGAAAGTGCTAGTGCAGATGCAAATGTTGCGGTGACAAATAATATTACAGCAATTGAAGCATCAGGTGCCGGAGTTGTCCAATTATCAGGAACACATGCTGCCGAGTTACGTTTAGGAAATGCCGGTTCTATCTTTAAACTTGCTGACGGTACAGTTATAAACGGTAAAGTTAACCAAACTGCTCTTGTCGGCGGTGCTCTTGCAGCCGGTACTATTACCTTAGACGGTAGTGCTACAATTACCGGCGATATAGGGAACGCTGGCGGTGCTGCTGCGTTACAACGCATTACTTTAGCTAACGATGCTAAAAAAACATTAACACTTGGTGGGGCAAATATTATCGGTGCTGGTGGTGGAACGATTGATTTGCAAGCTAACGGTGGTACTATTAAATTAACAAGCACTCAAAATAATATTGTAGTTGATTTTGATTTAGCTATAGCTACTGATCAAACAGGCGTTGTTGATGCGAGTAGCCTAACAAATGCTCAAACTTTAACTATTAACGGTAAAATCGGTACTATTGGAGATAATAATAAAACTCTTGGACAATTTAATATTGGCTCAAGTAAAACAGTTTTAAGTAACGGTAATGTTGCTATTAACGAGTTAGTTATTGGAAATGACGGTGCAGTACAATTCGCTCATGATACTTATTTAATAACAAGAACTACAAATGCTGCCGGTCAAGGTAAAATAATATTTAATCCTGTTGTCAATAATGGTACAACTCTTGCAGCCGGTACAAATTTAGGTAGTGCTACAAATCCACTTGCAGAAATTAATTTTGGATCTAAAGGGGTTAATGTTGATACTGTATTAAATGTTGGTGAAGGTGTAAATTTATATGCTACTAATATTACTACTACCGATGCTAACGTAGGTTCTTTCGTCTTTAATGCCGGTGGAACAAATATAGTAAGCGGTACAGTCGGTGGACAGCAAGGTAATAAGTTTAATACTGTAGCATTAGAGAACGGTACTACTGTTAAGTTCTTAGGTAATGCAACATTTAACGGTAACACTACAATTGCAGCTAATTCTACCTTACAAATCGGTGGTAACTATACTGCAGACTGTGTTGCATCTGCCGATGGTACCGGTATAGTAGAATTCGTTAACACCGGTCCTATTACCGTAACATTAAACAAACAAGCTGCACCTGTTAATGCTTTAAAACAAATAACGGTTTCTGGTCCCGGTAACGTAGTGATTAATGAGATAGGTAATGCAGGTAATCATCATGGTGCCGTGACTGATACGATTGCTTTTGAAAATTCAAGTTTAGGTGCAGTTGTATTCTTACCTAGAGGCATTCCATTCAATGATGCAGGCAACACAATGCCTTTAACAATTAAAAGTACCGTAGGTAATAAAACAGCTAAAGGTTTTGATGTTCCTAGCGTGGTTGTTTTAGGTGTTGATAGTGTCATCGCTGACGGTCAAGTAATCGGTGATCAAAATAATATCGTAGATCTAGGTCTTGGAAGCGATAACGGCATAATCGTTAATGCTACTACATTATATGCAGGTATCAGTACTCTAAACAATAATCAAGGTACTGTCACACTTAGCGGTGGTGTTCCTAATACCCCTGGTACAGTTTATGGCTTAGGCACAGGTATTGGCGCTTCAAAGTTCAAGCAAGTAACGTTTACTACAGACTATAACAACTTAGGTAATATTATTGCAACTAACGCAACAATTAATGACGGTGTAACTGTTACTACAGGCGGTATAGCCGGAATAGGTTTTGACGGTAAAATTACTCTTGGAAGTGTTAACGGTAACGGTAATGTAAGATTTGCTGACGGTATATTGTCTAATTCTACAAGTATGATTGGTACTACTAAAGCTAATAATGGTACTGTAACTTATTTAGGTAATGCATTCGTCGGTAATATAGGTGATTCAGATACTCCTGTAGCTTCTGTTAGATTTACAGGTAGTGATAGTGGTGCAGGATTACAAGGAAATATTTATTCACAAGTCATAGACTTTGGTACTTATAACTTAGGTATTGTAAATTCTAATATAATTTTAGGCGGCGGTGCTACTGCTATTAACGGTAAAATCGATCTTGTTACAAATACTTTAACATTTGCAAGTGGTACTTCAACATGGGGAAACAATACTTCTATTGAAACTACTTTAACATTAGCAAACGGTAATATAGGTCACATCGTTATCTTGGAAGGTGCGCAAGTTAATACAACAACCACAGGAACTACAACCATTAAAGTACAAGATAATGCCAATGCAAATTTCAGTGGTACACAAACTTATACTTTAATCCAAGGTGGTGCTAGATTTAACGGTACTTTAGGAAGTCCCAACTTTGCTGTAACCGGAAGTAATCGTTTCGTAAATTACAGTTTAATACGTGCTGCTAACCAAGATTATGTAATAACACGTACTAACAATGCAGAAAACGTAGTTACTAATGATATCGCAAATAGTCCGTTTGGAGGTGCACCGGGTGTAGATCAGAACGTTACAACATTTGTAAATGCAACTAATACTGCAGCATATAATAATCTTCTTTTAGCTAAAAATAGTGCTAATTCTGCTAACTTTGTTGGAGCTATCGTTACCGATACAAGTGCGGCCATAACTAATGTACAATTAGATTTAGCTAAAGATATCCAAGCTCAACTTGGTAACAGATTAGGTGCTCTTAGATATTTAGGTACTCCTGAAACTGCTGAAATGGCTGGACCTGAAGCTGGAGCAATATCGGCTGCGGTTGCTGCAGGTGACGAGGCTATTGATAATGTAGCTTACGGTATATGGGCAAAACCTTTCTATACTGATGCACATCAAAGTAAGAAAGGTGGTTTAGCTGGTTATAAAGCTAAAACCACCGGTGTCGTAATCGGTTTAGATACGCTAGCTAACGATAATTTAATGATCGGTGCTGCTATCGGTATCACTAAAACTGATATAAAACATCAAGATTATAAGAAAGGTGATAAAACCGACGTTAACGGTTTCTCATTCTCTCTATATGGTGCCCAGCAGCTTGTTAAGAACTTCTTTGCTCAAGGTAGTGCAATATTTAGCTTAAACCAAGTGAAGAACAAAAGTCAGCGTTACTTCTTCGATGCTAACGGTAATATGAGCAAGCAAATTGCTGCCGGTCATTACGATAACATGACATTTGGTGGTAACTTAACAGTCGGTTATGATTACAATGCAATGCAAGGTGTGTTAGTAACTCCAATGGCAGGACTTAGCTACTTAAAGTCTTCTGACGAAAACTACAAAGAAACCGGTACAACAGTTGCAAACAAGCAAGTTAACAGCAAATTTAGCGATAGAACCGATTTAATAGTAGGTGCTAAAGTAGCCGGCAGTACTATGAACATAACTGATCTTGCGGTATATCCAGAAGTTCACGCTTTTGTGGTTCACAAAGTAACCGGTAGATTATCTAAAACTCAGTCTGTATTAGACGGACAAGTTACTCCGTGTATCAACCAGCCTGACAGAACCACTAAAACATCTTATAATTTAGGTTTAAGTGCAAGCATAAGATCTGATGCTAAGATGGAGTACGGAATCGGTTACGATGCTCAGATTTCAAGTAAATATACTGCACATCAAGGTACTCTAAAAGTCCGTGTAAACTTCTAA
- the nagZ gene encoding beta-N-acetylhexosaminidase, which translates to MTIRQMVKPVIIGISGPELTDAERELFEEHNPLGVVLFRRNIRKNDNGAQVKEALIKLIADIKEVLGENTIISIDQEGGRVQRLIAPTFYDAPAAQTFTDPQACKQNYSDIAKELREVGINLDFAPVADLLHEGADKIVGDRSFGGEPEVVVPLCLAAIDGLQEEKVGACIKHIPGHGRATVDSHKKLPIVDVDIEELAKTDFKVFKELAKHDNIKLAMTAHIIYKALDPENPATLSKKVIDYIKNNIGFKGLIISDAIDMKALSGSMADMTKEVLDAGVDIVLECTGEFNKMSEVLCSVSESSIDKFSDLFIA; encoded by the coding sequence ATGACAATAAGACAAATGGTAAAGCCAGTAATTATAGGTATATCTGGTCCTGAATTAACCGATGCCGAAAGAGAATTATTTGAAGAGCATAATCCTTTAGGTGTAGTTTTATTCCGTCGTAATATTAGAAAGAATGATAACGGTGCGCAGGTTAAAGAAGCCCTTATTAAGCTTATTGCAGATATAAAAGAAGTATTAGGGGAAAATACTATCATCTCTATAGATCAAGAAGGCGGTAGGGTACAAAGGCTTATAGCACCGACTTTTTATGACGCTCCGGCTGCTCAAACTTTTACTGATCCCCAAGCATGTAAACAAAATTATAGTGATATTGCGAAAGAGCTGAGAGAAGTAGGCATTAATCTAGATTTTGCACCGGTAGCGGATTTGCTCCACGAAGGAGCAGACAAGATAGTCGGCGATAGAAGTTTTGGTGGGGAGCCGGAAGTAGTCGTGCCTTTATGTTTAGCTGCTATAGACGGATTACAAGAAGAGAAAGTCGGGGCTTGTATAAAACATATTCCGGGCCATGGTAGAGCTACGGTGGATAGCCATAAAAAATTACCGATTGTCGATGTTGATATAGAAGAGTTAGCAAAAACAGACTTTAAAGTATTTAAGGAGCTCGCGAAGCACGATAATATTAAACTTGCTATGACGGCACATATAATTTATAAAGCTCTTGATCCTGAGAATCCTGCCACCCTATCAAAAAAAGTGATAGACTATATTAAAAATAATATCGGCTTTAAAGGGCTGATTATTTCCGATGCAATAGATATGAAAGCTTTAAGCGGTAGTATGGCAGATATGACCAAAGAAGTTTTAGATGCAGGCGTAGATATAGTACTTGAATGTACCGGAGAATTTAACAAAATGTCTGAAGTTCTATGTAGTGTTTCGGAAAGTTCTATAGATAAATTTTCTGACTTGTTTATTGCGTAA
- a CDS encoding HU family DNA-binding protein, translated as MTITKAKIAAMLSSKLGFSNHLCEEIVHTVFSNILEIAKAQKLTLKNFGSFEVKQKNPRPGINFHTKALVIIESKKHLRFVPSSKLKALINESTR; from the coding sequence ATGACTATTACCAAAGCAAAAATTGCAGCTATGTTAAGCTCTAAATTGGGTTTTTCAAATCATTTATGCGAGGAAATAGTTCATACGGTTTTTTCTAATATTTTAGAAATAGCAAAAGCGCAAAAATTAACTTTAAAGAATTTTGGTAGCTTTGAGGTGAAACAAAAAAATCCACGTCCCGGAATAAATTTTCATACCAAAGCACTGGTAATTATAGAATCAAAAAAGCATTTACGTTTTGTCCCTTCTTCTAAATTAAAAGCTTTAATTAATGAATCTACTCGATGA
- a CDS encoding MerR family transcriptional regulator yields the protein MTNNKLTKKYYSASEVIKHLNIALHQLRYLETKSPDLSNYKINNRKYYTANDIDLLQKSLNKDITSLSTAKIDILLTNFHNLSLQIKKILADSSMTCV from the coding sequence ATGACAAACAATAAGCTAACAAAAAAATATTATTCTGCTAGTGAAGTGATTAAGCATTTAAATATTGCTTTACATCAATTAAGATATCTAGAGACAAAAAGCCCTGATTTATCTAATTATAAAATAAATAATAGAAAATATTATACTGCTAATGATATTGATCTACTCCAAAAATCTTTAAATAAAGATATTACATCTCTTTCTACCGCTAAAATCGATATATTACTTACCAATTTCCATAATTTGTCTCTTCAAATAAAAAAAATTCTTGCCGATTCCTCGATGACGTGCGTATAG
- a CDS encoding guanosine polyphosphate pyrophosphohydrolase — MICDIINLLKEDLNKADIENEIYMRLKEPYSVLKKMKRKEVPIDALKDLIACRIIVKSKALCYNALDIVKSSPHLDWLYTKDYINRPKSNGYQSLHNIMQLLHSKRNFEIQIRSENMHKDAELGRAAHLNYKEEQDRHLQKVFDITNDTILFKARQMVKQFEGFEEQIVEYEKEIMRIWHTKYDEMLKWANTAEVLIFNKD; from the coding sequence TTGATTTGTGATATTATTAATCTGCTTAAAGAAGATTTAAATAAAGCAGATATAGAAAATGAGATATATATGCGTCTTAAAGAACCTTATTCTGTTTTAAAAAAGATGAAAAGGAAGGAAGTGCCGATTGATGCATTGAAAGACTTAATTGCATGTAGGATTATAGTTAAATCTAAAGCTCTATGCTATAATGCTTTGGACATAGTTAAGAGTTCTCCGCATTTAGATTGGTTATACACCAAAGATTATATCAATAGACCAAAAAGTAACGGCTATCAGTCTCTTCATAATATAATGCAGCTTTTACACTCTAAACGTAATTTTGAAATACAGATAAGAAGTGAAAATATGCATAAAGATGCGGAGCTTGGTAGAGCAGCTCATTTAAATTATAAAGAAGAACAAGACCGTCATTTGCAAAAAGTTTTTGACATTACTAATGACACGATACTTTTTAAAGCACGTCAAATGGTGAAACAATTTGAAGGATTCGAAGAGCAAATTGTAGAATATGAAAAAGAAATTATGCGTATTTGGCATACTAAATACGACGAAATGCTAAAATGGGCAAATACTGCTGAAGTGCTAATATTTAACAAAGATTAG